The Corallincola holothuriorum genome has a window encoding:
- a CDS encoding suppressor of fused domain protein codes for MPIFWALSVKEINVPPEHHKEIAQYLRSKFEGVPSVAAYRDENDANPIPIGRFESSTAFYSTIGCSDKTLSLPSAGFEFAASGELDWLPNAIASSLYWLKGRECSEWPLVCEDVVRCNARSSYRHMAYVPSQHSFSVSTGQTVRWLLGVPISDQEIALSRQAVEEMARKVYPNWLFQVAA; via the coding sequence TTGCCCATTTTTTGGGCGTTAAGCGTCAAGGAGATTAATGTGCCTCCAGAGCACCATAAGGAAATTGCGCAGTACCTTCGCAGCAAATTCGAAGGTGTGCCTTCGGTAGCAGCTTACCGAGATGAGAATGATGCCAACCCCATCCCAATTGGCAGGTTCGAATCATCAACGGCTTTTTATTCAACTATTGGCTGCTCTGATAAAACTCTAAGCTTGCCATCTGCTGGCTTCGAATTCGCGGCCTCGGGTGAGCTTGACTGGCTTCCAAATGCCATTGCTTCTTCGTTGTACTGGCTTAAAGGCCGCGAGTGCAGTGAATGGCCGCTCGTGTGTGAGGATGTGGTGCGTTGCAATGCTCGCAGTTCATACCGGCATATGGCATACGTTCCATCGCAACACTCCTTTTCTGTTTCTACTGGCCAAACAGTTCGGTGGCTGTTGGGAGTTCCAATTAGTGATCAGGAAATTGCGCTATCACGGCAGGCTGTTGAAGAAATGGCTCGCAAAGTGTATCCCAACTGGTTGTTTCAAGTTGCCGCTTAA